The proteins below come from a single Peromyscus maniculatus bairdii isolate BWxNUB_F1_BW_parent chromosome 13, HU_Pman_BW_mat_3.1, whole genome shotgun sequence genomic window:
- the Gmppa gene encoding mannose-1-phosphate guanylyltransferase regulatory subunit alpha — protein sequence MLKAVILIGGPQKGTRFRPLSFEVPKPLFPVAGVPMIQHHIEACAQVPGMQEILLLGFYQPDEALTQFLEAAQQEFSLPVRYLQEFAPLGTGGGLYHFRDQILAGGPEAFFVLNADVCSDFPLSAMLEAHRRQRHPFLLLGTTANRTQSLNYGCIVENPQTHEVLHYVEKPSTFISDIINCGIYLFSPEALKPLRDVFQRNQQDRQLEESPGSWPGAGTIRLEQDVFSALAGQGQIYVHLTEGIWSQIKSAGSALYASRLYLSRYQITHPERLAKHTPGGPRIRGNVYIHPTAKVAPSAVLGPNVSIGKGVTLGEGVRLRESIVLHGATLQEHTCVLHSIVGWGSTVGRWARVEGTPNDPNPNDPRARMDSESLFKDGKLLPAITILGCRVRIPAEVLILNSIVLPHKELSRSFTNQIIL from the exons ATGCTCAAAGCTGTGATCCTCATTGGAGGGCCTCAAAAgg ggACTCGCTTCAGGCCTTTGTCTTTTGAGGTGCCCAAACCACTGTTTCCTGTGGCGGGCGTCCCTATGATCCAGCACCATATAGAAGCCTGTGCCCAG GTCCCTGGGATGCAGGAGATTCTGCTCCTTGGCTTCTACCAGCCTGATGAGGCCCTCACCCAGTTCCTAGAGGCTGCCCAGCAGGAGTTTAGCCTTCCAGTCAG GTACCTGCAGGAGTTTGCCCCCCTCGGCACTGGGGGTGGTCTCTACCATTTTCGGGACCAGATCCTGGCGGGGGGACCTGAGGCCTTCTTCGTGCTCAATGCCGACGTCTGCTCCGACTTCCCCTTGAGCGCGATGTTGGAAGCTCACAGGCGCCAGCGCCACCCTTTCCTACTCCTCGGCACCACC gcTAACAGGACACAATCCCTCAACTACGGCTGCATTGTTGAGAACCCGCAGACGCATGAG GTCCTGCACTATGTGGAGAAACCTAGCACCTTTATCAGTGACATCATCAACTGTGGCATCTACCTTTTCTCCCCAGAAGCCCTGAAGCCTCTCCGGGATGTTTTCCAGCGGAATCAGCAGGATAGGCAACT AGAGGAATCTCCAGGCTCGTGGCCGGGGGCAGGGACCATCCGACTGGAGCAGGATGTGTTCTCAGCCCTGGCTGGGCAGGGCCAGATCTACGTGCACCTCACCGAGGGTATCTGGAGCCAGATCAAGTCTGCAGg CTCAGCCCTCTATGCCTCCCGTCTCTATCTGAGCCGATACCAGATCACTCACCCGGAACGGCTGGCCAAACACACTCCCGGGGGCCCACGAATCAGAG gAAATGTTTACATCCATCCAACTGCTAAAGTGGCCCCGTCGGCTGTG CTGGGCCCCAACGTCTCCATTGGGAAGGGGGTGACGTTGGGCGAGGGTGTACGTCTGCGAGAGAGCATTGTCCTCCATGGAGCCACTCTGCAG GAGCACACCTGTGTCCTTCACAGCATCGTGGGCTGGGGGAGCACTGTGGGGCGCTGGGCCCGCGTAGAGGGGACTCCCAATGACCCCAACCCCAATGATCCCCGAGCTCGCATGGACAGTGAGAGCCTCTTCAAGGATGGAAAGCTACTTCCTGCCATTACTATCCTGG GCTGCCGCGTCCGGATCCCTGCCGAGGTGCTCATCTTGAACTCGATTGTTCTGCCACACAAGGAGCTAAGTCGAAGCTTCACCAACCAGATCATCCTGTGA